From the Lysobacter sp. FW306-1B-D06B genome, one window contains:
- a CDS encoding DUF5668 domain-containing protein, producing the protein MKSHIVGALVLVVIGTLFLLNNLGFTDMSLGRLLMTWWPAILIVVGLGMLFKRG; encoded by the coding sequence ATGAAATCCCATATCGTCGGCGCGCTGGTGCTGGTCGTGATCGGCACCCTGTTCCTGCTCAACAACCTTGGCTTCACCGACATGAGCCTGGGCCGCCTGCTGATGACCTGGTGGCCTGCGATCCTGATCGTGGTCGGCCTGGGCATGCTGTTCAAGCGCGGCTGA
- a CDS encoding 5-oxoprolinase subunit PxpA, whose amino-acid sequence MAVRIDFNCDLGEGCGDDAAILPHVTSASIACGGHAGDEASMRETLRLCRAHGVAAGAHPSFEDREHFGRRVLDKAPAEIARTVREQIERLRAIAREEGVALAHVKPHGALYNVAADNRDVANAIAATVAAIDPALVLYGLSGSALTRAGAEHGLRVAHEVFAERGYDARGRLRPRGTPGAVIESLDDAVAQVRRLALHGEVVADDGRVVPVRADTLCLHGDRSDAAEFARAVRAALEADGIAVRAFGAAA is encoded by the coding sequence GTGGCCGTGCGCATCGACTTCAACTGCGACCTGGGCGAAGGCTGCGGCGACGACGCGGCGATCCTGCCGCATGTCACGTCCGCCAGCATCGCCTGCGGCGGCCACGCGGGCGACGAGGCGAGCATGCGCGAAACGTTGCGCCTGTGCCGCGCGCACGGCGTCGCGGCGGGCGCGCATCCCTCGTTCGAGGATCGCGAGCATTTCGGCCGGCGCGTGCTCGACAAAGCGCCGGCTGAAATCGCCCGCACGGTGCGCGAACAGATCGAACGACTGCGTGCCATCGCCCGCGAGGAAGGCGTCGCGCTCGCGCACGTCAAGCCGCACGGCGCGCTGTACAACGTCGCTGCCGACAACCGCGACGTGGCCAACGCCATCGCCGCAACCGTGGCCGCCATCGACCCGGCGCTGGTGCTGTACGGCCTGTCCGGCTCCGCATTGACGCGGGCCGGTGCGGAACACGGCCTGCGCGTGGCCCACGAAGTCTTCGCCGAGCGCGGCTACGACGCACGCGGCCGCCTGCGCCCGCGCGGCACGCCCGGCGCGGTGATCGAATCGCTGGACGACGCCGTCGCGCAGGTGCGACGCCTCGCGCTGCACGGCGAAGTCGTGGCCGATGACGGACGCGTGGTGCCGGTTCGCGCCGACACGCTGTGCCTGCATGGCGATCGCAGCGATGCGGCGGAATTCGCCCGCGCCGTGCGCGCCGCGCTGGAAGCCGACGGGATCGCCGTGCGCGCATTCGGGGCGGCGGCGTGA
- a CDS encoding GNAT family N-acetyltransferase codes for MTAGTADGIVLREATIADAAAISTLVSALTRRWIAPDCDEDGIARLLDSMATQRIEERLREGHRHVVAERDGRIVGVVALRLPSHLYYLFVAEQAQRRGVARALWDAVRVAADPDAPVTVNASLLAVPVYRKLGFEPAAPEQHDRGIRFVPMRWVPR; via the coding sequence ATGACGGCCGGGACGGCTGACGGCATCGTCCTGCGCGAGGCCACGATCGCCGACGCTGCGGCGATCAGCACACTGGTGAGCGCGCTGACGCGGCGCTGGATCGCCCCGGATTGCGACGAAGACGGGATCGCGCGGCTGCTCGATTCGATGGCGACGCAGCGCATCGAAGAGCGGCTGCGCGAGGGCCATCGCCACGTCGTCGCCGAACGCGACGGCCGCATCGTCGGCGTCGTCGCCCTGCGTTTGCCTTCGCACCTGTACTACCTGTTCGTCGCCGAGCAAGCGCAGCGGCGCGGCGTCGCGCGTGCGCTGTGGGACGCGGTGCGCGTCGCCGCCGATCCGGACGCGCCGGTCACGGTCAACGCCTCGCTGCTCGCGGTGCCTGTCTACCGCAAGCTGGGCTTCGAACCCGCGGCGCCGGAACAACACGATCGCGGGATTCGCTTCGTGCCGATGCGCTGGGTTCCGCGCTGA
- the rimO gene encoding 30S ribosomal protein S12 methylthiotransferase RimO: protein MSLANPKVGFVSLGCPKALVDSERILTQLRVEGYDIVQTYDDADVVVVNTCGFIDSAVTESLDAIGEAIAENGKVIVTGCLGKKPEQIREAHPGVLSISGPQDYGSVMNAVHAALPPKHDPFLDLVPDTGIKLTPKHYAYLKISEGCNHRCSFCIIPSMRGDLVSRPVDQVLREAEKLAMGGVKELLVISQDTSAYGVDVKYAQHEWRGKSYQTRMKALCEGLSELGIWTRLHYVYPYPHVDDIIALMAETGSNGMPKLLPYLDIPFQHASPRVLKLMKRPGAVDKTLERIQRWRSIAPDIAIRSTFIVGFPGETEAEFEELLDFLDEAQLDRVGAFAYSPVDGATANALPDPVPEEVKQERLARFMERQAEISAARLEAKVGTTQRCIVDALDGELAIARSMYDAPEIDGLVQIQNGFMAGLKPGEFVDVEIMGADEHDLFGEVAFDD from the coding sequence ATGTCCCTTGCCAATCCCAAAGTCGGTTTCGTCAGCCTCGGATGCCCGAAGGCCCTGGTCGATTCCGAGCGCATCCTCACCCAGCTGCGCGTGGAGGGCTACGACATCGTCCAGACCTACGACGACGCGGACGTGGTGGTGGTGAACACCTGCGGCTTCATCGATTCGGCCGTGACCGAATCGCTGGACGCCATCGGCGAGGCCATCGCCGAGAACGGCAAGGTCATCGTCACCGGCTGCCTGGGCAAGAAGCCCGAGCAGATCCGTGAAGCCCACCCCGGCGTGCTGTCCATCAGCGGCCCGCAGGACTACGGCAGCGTGATGAACGCCGTGCACGCGGCGCTTCCGCCCAAGCACGACCCGTTCCTGGACCTGGTGCCCGACACGGGCATCAAGCTCACGCCCAAGCACTACGCGTACCTGAAGATTTCCGAAGGCTGCAATCACCGCTGCAGCTTCTGCATCATCCCGTCGATGCGCGGCGACCTGGTGTCGCGCCCGGTCGATCAGGTGCTGCGCGAAGCCGAAAAGCTCGCCATGGGCGGCGTGAAGGAACTGCTGGTCATCTCGCAGGACACGTCCGCCTACGGCGTCGACGTGAAGTACGCGCAGCACGAGTGGCGCGGAAAGTCGTACCAGACGCGCATGAAGGCGCTGTGCGAAGGACTGAGCGAGCTGGGCATCTGGACGCGCCTGCATTACGTGTATCCGTACCCGCACGTGGACGACATCATTGCGCTGATGGCGGAAACGGGTTCCAACGGCATGCCCAAGCTGCTGCCGTACCTCGACATCCCGTTCCAGCACGCCAGCCCGCGCGTGCTCAAGCTGATGAAGCGCCCCGGCGCCGTGGACAAGACGCTGGAACGCATCCAGCGCTGGCGTTCGATCGCACCGGACATCGCCATCCGCTCGACCTTCATCGTCGGCTTCCCGGGCGAGACCGAGGCCGAGTTCGAGGAGCTGCTGGACTTCCTCGACGAGGCGCAGCTCGATCGCGTGGGCGCGTTCGCCTATTCGCCGGTGGACGGCGCGACGGCCAATGCGCTGCCCGACCCGGTGCCGGAAGAAGTGAAGCAGGAGCGCCTGGCGCGCTTCATGGAGCGCCAGGCGGAGATTTCCGCGGCCAGGCTCGAGGCCAAGGTGGGCACGACGCAGCGCTGCATCGTCGACGCACTGGACGGCGAACTCGCCATCGCCCGCTCGATGTACGACGCGCCGGAGATCGACGGCCTGGTGCAGATCCAGAACGGCTTCATGGCCGGGCTGAAGCCGGGCGAGTTCGTCGACGTGGAGATCATGGGCGCCGATGAGCACGACCTGTTCGGCGAGGTCGCGTTCGACGACTAA
- a CDS encoding dienelactone hydrolase family protein, whose product MAHWIDLETLDGPVRAWRADPAGPSHGAVIVLQEIFGANAHIRAVAERFAAAGFVALAPALYDPVAPGIELGYDEAGTQRGVALRNELGFDRAVDIVSAAAESLGEEGLRVGAVGFCWGGSVAFLANARLGLPAVSYYGARTLPFLDEPLRAPMMFHFGQADTSIPADAVEQHRHKQPRATIHVYAGAGHAFNREVDNDVYDPAAAETAWRRTIEFLEENLR is encoded by the coding sequence ATGGCCCACTGGATCGACCTGGAGACCCTGGACGGCCCCGTGCGCGCCTGGCGGGCCGACCCGGCCGGCCCGTCTCACGGTGCCGTGATCGTGTTGCAGGAGATTTTCGGCGCCAATGCGCACATCCGTGCCGTCGCCGAGCGCTTCGCCGCGGCCGGGTTCGTCGCCCTGGCGCCGGCGCTGTACGACCCGGTCGCGCCGGGGATCGAACTGGGCTACGACGAAGCCGGCACGCAGCGCGGCGTCGCCCTGCGCAACGAACTGGGGTTCGACCGCGCGGTGGACATCGTCTCCGCCGCGGCCGAAAGCTTGGGCGAAGAGGGCCTGCGCGTGGGCGCGGTCGGTTTCTGCTGGGGCGGCAGCGTGGCGTTCCTGGCAAACGCACGCCTTGGGCTGCCGGCCGTTTCGTACTACGGCGCGCGCACCCTGCCCTTCCTCGACGAGCCGCTGCGCGCGCCGATGATGTTCCACTTCGGGCAAGCCGACACCAGCATTCCCGCCGACGCCGTCGAACAACACCGCCACAAGCAGCCGCGTGCGACCATCCACGTCTACGCCGGTGCCGGCCACGCCTTCAACCGCGAGGTCGACAACGACGTCTACGATCCGGCCGCGGCGGAAACCGCGTGGCGGCGGACCATCGAGTTCCTCGAGGAGAACCTGCGATGA
- a CDS encoding copper resistance protein NlpE, whose product MHESRSKFVALACALLCALSLSACKPQAPAEPPAAQPEATAPAPAADAQPSAQSAPFDVKAFAGTFTGTLPCADCPGIDTRIVLAADGTYTITESYQERSAPELKGDGTWTAEENNQRLRLDPNSKSDNDRLFAILSHDEIRQLDMEGKPIESALPYNLKREGAAQ is encoded by the coding sequence ATGCATGAATCCCGTTCGAAGTTTGTAGCGCTCGCATGTGCGCTGCTGTGTGCACTCTCGCTGTCCGCATGCAAGCCACAGGCGCCTGCGGAGCCTCCCGCAGCGCAGCCGGAAGCCACCGCCCCCGCGCCCGCCGCCGATGCCCAGCCCTCGGCGCAAAGCGCGCCGTTCGACGTGAAGGCCTTCGCCGGTACCTTCACCGGCACCCTGCCCTGCGCCGACTGCCCCGGCATCGACACGCGCATCGTGCTGGCCGCCGACGGCACCTACACGATCACCGAGTCGTACCAGGAACGTTCGGCGCCTGAACTGAAAGGCGACGGCACCTGGACCGCCGAAGAGAACAACCAGCGCCTTCGCCTGGACCCGAACAGCAAGAGCGACAACGACCGCCTGTTCGCGATCCTCTCGCACGACGAGATCCGCCAGCTCGACATGGAAGGCAAGCCGATCGAGAGCGCGCTGCCGTACAACCTGAAGCGCGAAGGCGCCGCGCAGTAA
- a CDS encoding HIT family protein: protein MNRSDAHGDWHLHEQLAQDTHPVAHLALSELRLMDDANHPWLIVVPRVTDAVELIDLDGAQQAALLQEINLASHALRAVFKPHKLNVAALGNVVSQLHVHVIARFPDDIAWPRPVWGTATAQPYTPEALVTRIQQLQGALKQ from the coding sequence ATGAATCGCAGCGACGCGCACGGCGATTGGCATCTGCACGAGCAGCTCGCGCAGGACACGCACCCGGTCGCGCACCTCGCGCTGAGCGAGCTGCGCCTGATGGACGACGCCAACCACCCGTGGCTGATTGTGGTGCCGCGCGTGACCGATGCGGTGGAGCTGATCGACCTGGACGGCGCGCAGCAGGCCGCGTTGCTGCAGGAGATCAACCTGGCCAGCCATGCGCTGCGTGCGGTGTTCAAGCCGCACAAGCTCAACGTGGCTGCGCTGGGCAACGTGGTGTCGCAGTTGCACGTGCATGTGATCGCGCGTTTTCCCGACGACATCGCCTGGCCGCGCCCGGTGTGGGGCACGGCGACCGCGCAGCCTTATACGCCCGAGGCGCTGGTCACGCGCATCCAGCAGCTGCAGGGCGCGCTGAAGCAGTGA
- the pxpB gene encoding 5-oxoprolinase subunit PxpB, giving the protein MTSRPACDIEPLADDAWLLRFGDTLDTGLNTAVHAMAARLRSAGLPWLRDLVPAFASLGVFFDPAMDPAVVHARLLAMIEDDASGDGLPLPLRTGAGDNSNATNLVEIPVLYGGEHGPDLESSAAELGLTPSELIQRHTAGEYTVAMIGFAPGFPYLSGLDPALALPRLATPRASVAAGSVAIGGAQTGIYSRESPGGWRVLGRTPLRLFDPTREPPTTLRPGDRVRLRAIDADEFARLEQTDGARA; this is encoded by the coding sequence GTGACATCGCGCCCGGCCTGCGACATCGAACCGCTGGCCGACGACGCCTGGCTGCTGCGCTTCGGCGACACGCTAGACACCGGGCTCAACACCGCCGTGCACGCGATGGCCGCGCGCCTGCGCAGCGCCGGCCTGCCCTGGCTGCGCGATCTGGTGCCGGCATTCGCGAGCCTGGGCGTGTTCTTCGATCCGGCGATGGACCCGGCCGTGGTGCATGCGCGGTTGCTGGCGATGATCGAGGACGATGCGTCGGGCGATGGCCTGCCCCTCCCCCTGCGCACAGGGGCCGGAGACAACAGCAACGCAACGAACCTCGTCGAAATCCCCGTGCTCTACGGCGGCGAACACGGTCCCGATCTCGAATCCTCCGCCGCCGAACTCGGCCTGACGCCAAGCGAACTGATTCAACGCCACACCGCCGGCGAATACACCGTGGCGATGATCGGCTTCGCGCCGGGCTTTCCTTACCTGTCGGGCCTGGATCCCGCGCTGGCGTTGCCGCGACTGGCGACGCCGCGCGCCAGCGTCGCCGCGGGCAGCGTCGCCATCGGCGGCGCGCAGACGGGCATCTACTCGCGCGAAAGCCCCGGCGGCTGGCGCGTGCTCGGCCGTACGCCGTTGCGTCTTTTCGACCCCACGCGCGAGCCGCCGACGACGCTGCGACCCGGCGATCGCGTGCGCCTGCGCGCCATCGACGCGGATGAATTCGCGCGCCTCGAACAAACCGACGGAGCACGCGCGTGA
- a CDS encoding DUF969 domain-containing protein, with protein MNDAINYWPLLGVAWVVVGFVLRANPVIVVVSAGLVSGLLAGKSMGELLALLGESFVSNRALLMFAMTLPTIGLLERAGLREHALRWIARWRGLTLSRLLAGYLAARQGLSMIGLIDIAGHAQTVRPLLAPMAESAANKPNGPVSREDTQKVYALAAATDNVGRFFGEDVFLAFGAVLLIQGFYAEHGIHLEPLQIALWAIPTAIAAFVIHAVRIVFFQRGLDRRTAARRAAQPSAERADAVD; from the coding sequence GTGAACGACGCCATCAACTACTGGCCGCTGCTCGGCGTCGCCTGGGTCGTCGTCGGCTTCGTGCTGCGCGCCAACCCGGTAATCGTGGTGGTCAGCGCCGGACTGGTCAGCGGATTGCTGGCGGGCAAGTCGATGGGCGAACTGCTCGCGCTGCTGGGCGAAAGCTTCGTCTCCAACCGCGCGCTGCTGATGTTCGCGATGACGCTGCCGACCATCGGCCTGCTCGAACGCGCCGGCCTGCGCGAGCACGCGCTGCGCTGGATCGCGCGCTGGCGTGGCCTGACGCTGTCGCGGCTGCTCGCCGGTTACCTCGCGGCGCGCCAAGGCTTGAGCATGATCGGCCTGATCGACATCGCCGGACATGCGCAGACCGTGCGCCCGCTGCTGGCGCCGATGGCGGAATCGGCGGCGAACAAGCCCAACGGCCCGGTCTCGCGCGAGGACACGCAGAAGGTGTACGCGCTGGCCGCCGCGACCGACAACGTCGGGCGCTTCTTCGGCGAGGACGTGTTCCTCGCCTTCGGCGCGGTGCTGCTGATCCAGGGCTTCTACGCCGAACACGGCATTCATCTGGAGCCGCTGCAGATCGCGCTATGGGCGATTCCCACCGCCATCGCCGCGTTCGTGATCCACGCCGTGCGCATCGTCTTCTTCCAGCGCGGGCTGGACCGCCGCACCGCCGCGCGCCGCGCCGCGCAGCCTTCCGCGGAGCGCGCCGATGCTGTCGATTGA
- a CDS encoding biotin-dependent carboxyltransferase family protein, with product MTRALHVIAPGLLTTVQDLGRPGWRHLGVAYAGALDADAAALANRLVGNTAGTAVLELTLRGPTLRLDAPARIAIVGAQMVAKLDGEAVPCGRPVDLPAGTLELGALRDGARAWLAIDGGIDVAPVLGSRSTDLRGGFGGVDGRALRSGDVLPLGEATARDIHTPRAPKWWIDPSHDTHLPIRYRPSAHAAAAAFARRGWRVSASSNRQGLRLQGDALAVPTADGVSEPVAPGTIQLPSDGNPIVLLADAQTVGGYAKLGHVIAADLPRLAQCIPGQTLHFAPCDAATAHRLACAARARLARIGVMIDARLAAV from the coding sequence GTGACGCGTGCCCTGCATGTCATCGCACCCGGCCTGCTCACCACGGTGCAGGACCTCGGGCGTCCCGGCTGGCGACACCTGGGCGTGGCGTACGCGGGCGCGCTCGATGCGGATGCCGCAGCGCTCGCGAATCGGCTCGTGGGGAACACCGCCGGGACCGCCGTGCTGGAACTGACGCTGCGCGGACCGACGCTGCGACTGGACGCACCCGCGCGGATCGCGATCGTCGGCGCGCAGATGGTGGCGAAGCTCGACGGCGAAGCGGTGCCCTGCGGACGTCCGGTCGACCTGCCCGCGGGCACGCTCGAACTGGGCGCGCTGCGCGACGGCGCGCGGGCCTGGCTGGCGATCGACGGCGGGATCGACGTGGCGCCGGTGCTGGGCAGCCGCAGCACCGATCTGCGCGGCGGCTTCGGCGGCGTGGACGGCCGGGCGCTGCGCAGCGGCGACGTCCTGCCGCTGGGCGAGGCCACGGCGCGCGACATCCACACACCGCGCGCACCGAAATGGTGGATCGACCCGTCGCACGACACGCACCTGCCGATCCGCTACCGCCCGTCCGCGCATGCGGCCGCGGCGGCGTTCGCGCGGCGCGGCTGGCGCGTCAGCGCGAGCAGCAACCGCCAGGGCCTGCGCCTGCAGGGCGATGCGCTGGCCGTGCCGACCGCCGACGGCGTGTCCGAGCCCGTCGCGCCGGGCACCATCCAGCTGCCGTCCGACGGCAACCCCATCGTGCTGCTGGCCGACGCCCAGACCGTCGGCGGCTACGCGAAGCTCGGCCACGTCATCGCCGCCGACCTGCCCCGTCTGGCGCAATGCATTCCGGGACAGACGCTCCACTTCGCGCCCTGCGATGCCGCAACCGCCCATCGGCTGGCTTGCGCGGCGCGTGCGCGCCTCGCCAGAATCGGCGTGATGATCGATGCGCGCCTCGCCGCGGTCTGA
- a CDS encoding helicase HerA-like domain-containing protein, whose protein sequence is MDPILLGKAVTTPQSLPETQGHVVLQPKFGNRHGLVAGATGTGKTVTLMTLAEGFSRLGVPVFLADVKGDVAGLAVAGTDNEKLQSRVTEIGLAGYTHEANPTVFWDLFGKLGHPVRTTVSEMGPTLLSRVLELNDTQSGVLDIVFKLADDRGLLLLDLEDLRALLGLVAEERKDISTSYGLVSAQSIGAIQRSLLRLEQDGGEMFFGEPALELTDLMRTTPDGRGVVNILASEQLVLKPRLYSSFLLWLLSELFETLPEVGDLDKPKLVFVFDEAHLLFDDAPPALQQRVEQVVRLIRSKGVGVYFCSQFPDDVPDEILGQLGNRVQHALRAFTPRDQKAVKTAAETFVPNPALDVANTISQLGTGEALVSTLQDKGVPMPVEKTLIAPPRCRMGAITEAERAQVRSTSPVGHKYDERVDRESAAEKLATRAQVATQNAKAPPARTREQDEAEDSGFGQSVKDAVFGTKRRQGMVETMAKQTARTVGNRIGQQIVRGLLGSIFGGKR, encoded by the coding sequence ATGGACCCCATCCTGCTTGGCAAGGCTGTCACCACGCCGCAATCGCTGCCCGAAACCCAGGGCCATGTCGTCCTGCAACCCAAGTTCGGCAACCGCCACGGCCTGGTCGCCGGGGCCACGGGCACCGGCAAGACGGTGACGCTGATGACGCTGGCGGAAGGCTTCTCGCGCCTGGGCGTGCCGGTGTTCCTGGCCGACGTGAAGGGCGACGTGGCCGGGCTGGCGGTGGCCGGCACGGACAACGAGAAGCTGCAGTCGCGCGTGACCGAGATCGGCCTGGCCGGCTACACGCACGAAGCCAACCCGACGGTCTTCTGGGACCTGTTCGGCAAACTCGGCCATCCGGTGCGCACCACCGTGAGCGAGATGGGCCCGACACTTTTGTCGCGCGTGCTGGAACTCAACGACACGCAGTCCGGCGTGCTCGACATCGTCTTCAAGCTCGCCGACGACCGCGGCCTGCTCCTGCTCGACCTGGAAGACCTGCGTGCCCTGCTCGGCCTGGTCGCCGAGGAACGCAAGGACATTTCCACCAGCTACGGCCTGGTCAGCGCGCAATCGATCGGCGCGATCCAGCGTTCGCTGCTGCGCCTGGAGCAGGACGGCGGCGAGATGTTCTTCGGCGAGCCCGCGCTGGAACTCACCGACCTCATGCGCACCACGCCCGACGGGCGCGGCGTGGTCAACATCCTTGCCTCCGAGCAACTGGTGCTGAAGCCGCGCCTGTATTCCAGCTTCCTGCTGTGGCTGCTGTCGGAGCTGTTCGAGACGCTGCCGGAAGTGGGCGACCTGGACAAGCCCAAGCTCGTGTTCGTCTTCGACGAAGCGCACCTGCTGTTCGACGACGCGCCGCCGGCGCTGCAACAACGCGTGGAGCAGGTGGTGCGACTGATCCGCTCCAAGGGCGTGGGCGTGTACTTCTGCTCGCAGTTCCCCGACGACGTGCCCGACGAGATCCTCGGCCAGCTCGGCAATCGCGTGCAGCACGCGCTGCGAGCGTTCACGCCGCGCGATCAGAAGGCGGTGAAGACGGCGGCGGAAACCTTCGTGCCCAATCCCGCGCTGGACGTGGCGAATACGATCTCGCAGCTCGGCACCGGCGAAGCGCTGGTCTCCACGCTGCAGGACAAGGGCGTGCCGATGCCGGTGGAGAAGACGCTGATCGCGCCGCCGCGCTGCCGCATGGGCGCGATCACCGAGGCCGAACGCGCGCAGGTGCGCAGCACCAGCCCGGTCGGGCACAAGTACGACGAACGCGTGGATCGCGAATCGGCCGCCGAGAAGCTGGCCACGCGCGCGCAGGTCGCCACGCAGAACGCCAAGGCGCCGCCCGCCCGCACGCGCGAGCAGGACGAAGCCGAAGACAGCGGCTTCGGCCAGTCGGTGAAGGACGCCGTGTTCGGCACCAAGCGCCGCCAGGGCATGGTCGAGACGATGGCCAAGCAGACCGCGCGCACCGTCGGCAACCGCATCGGTCAACAGATCGTTCGCGGGCTGCTGGGCAGCATCTTCGGCGGAAAGCGTTGA
- a CDS encoding DUF4010 domain-containing protein — protein MDHDQLQGLLTALAIGLLIGVVRERRHGEGPAVAGIRTHAMVALAAAVATMLGVAVLVAVTLAVGVLAVAAYLRTRGADPGMTGEMALLVTTMLAALAQSEGSLAAGLAVIAAVLLFAKSPLHRFARDIVSEREVQDALLLAAAALVVLPMLPDEPVDPWGVLVPSKLWKLVVLVMAVGMLGHIALRAVGARWGLPVAGFFSGFASSTAAVAGFGQRTREEAALTGVSASAALLANLASLLLLTGILATAAPALLRASAWPLAAAAGVLAITAAIGLRRQAETPALPHEPQARAFKLSHGLLLALMIAVVLVLSAWLRSVFGDMGALATAVLVALVELHAAAASIAQLSSAGGLTMTHAQWGMAGLLASSAIAKTVLAFASGNRRYAFWVGAGLVGMAVTCGVVTALVTATA, from the coding sequence ATGGACCACGACCAGCTCCAGGGCCTGCTCACCGCGCTCGCGATCGGCCTGCTGATCGGCGTGGTGCGCGAGCGCCGCCACGGCGAAGGCCCCGCCGTCGCGGGCATCCGCACGCACGCGATGGTCGCGCTCGCCGCGGCGGTGGCGACGATGCTCGGCGTGGCGGTGCTGGTGGCGGTGACGCTGGCCGTCGGCGTGCTGGCGGTGGCGGCCTACCTGCGCACGCGCGGCGCCGATCCCGGCATGACCGGCGAAATGGCGCTGCTGGTCACCACCATGCTCGCCGCGCTCGCGCAGTCCGAGGGCTCGCTGGCCGCCGGCCTGGCGGTGATCGCGGCGGTGCTGCTGTTCGCCAAGTCGCCGCTGCACCGCTTCGCGCGCGACATCGTCAGCGAACGCGAAGTGCAGGATGCGTTGCTGCTCGCCGCCGCCGCGCTGGTGGTGCTGCCGATGCTGCCCGACGAGCCCGTCGACCCGTGGGGCGTGCTGGTGCCCTCGAAGCTGTGGAAGCTGGTCGTGCTGGTGATGGCGGTCGGCATGCTCGGCCACATCGCGCTGCGCGCGGTCGGTGCGCGCTGGGGATTGCCGGTGGCGGGCTTCTTCTCCGGTTTCGCCTCGTCGACGGCGGCGGTCGCCGGCTTCGGCCAGCGCACGCGCGAGGAAGCGGCGCTGACCGGTGTTTCGGCCTCCGCGGCCTTGCTGGCCAACCTCGCCTCACTGTTGCTGCTGACCGGCATCCTCGCCACCGCCGCGCCCGCGCTGCTGCGGGCCAGTGCGTGGCCGCTGGCCGCGGCCGCCGGCGTGCTGGCGATCACCGCCGCCATCGGCCTGCGCCGCCAGGCCGAAACGCCGGCGCTGCCGCACGAACCGCAAGCGCGCGCGTTCAAGCTCAGCCACGGCCTGTTGCTGGCCCTGATGATCGCCGTGGTGCTGGTGCTGTCGGCGTGGCTGCGCAGTGTGTTCGGCGACATGGGCGCACTGGCGACGGCGGTGCTGGTGGCGCTGGTGGAACTGCACGCGGCGGCGGCGAGCATCGCGCAGTTGTCCTCCGCCGGCGGGCTGACGATGACGCATGCGCAGTGGGGCATGGCCGGGCTGCTGGCCTCCAGCGCGATCGCCAAAACCGTGCTCGCCTTCGCCAGCGGCAACCGGCGCTACGCCTTCTGGGTGGGCGCGGGGCTGGTGGGAATGGCGGTGACGTGCGGCGTCGTGACGGCGCTGGTCACGGCGACGGCCTGA
- the greB gene encoding transcription elongation factor GreB, which produces MSRWRPPGEKSTALITRSGHDRLKAELDELWRVKRPEVVAALAAAAAEGDRSENAEYTYRKKQLGEIDRRVRYLSKRVPALRVVDTVPSDPEAVFFGARVEIEDVASGESQRYRIVGPDETDAKAGWISIDSPLARAMLKKRLDDEFEAMLPGGAARFVIVEVSYDDGRDG; this is translated from the coding sequence ATGTCCCGCTGGCGCCCCCCTGGCGAAAAAAGCACCGCGTTGATCACCCGTTCCGGCCACGACCGGCTGAAGGCCGAGCTGGACGAGCTGTGGCGCGTGAAACGCCCGGAAGTGGTCGCGGCGCTCGCCGCGGCCGCCGCCGAAGGCGACCGCTCCGAGAACGCCGAATACACTTACCGCAAGAAGCAACTTGGCGAGATCGACCGCCGCGTGCGCTACCTGAGCAAGCGCGTGCCCGCGCTGCGCGTGGTGGACACCGTGCCCAGCGATCCGGAAGCGGTGTTCTTCGGCGCGCGCGTGGAGATCGAGGACGTCGCCAGCGGCGAATCGCAGCGCTACCGCATCGTCGGCCCCGACGAGACCGACGCCAAGGCCGGCTGGATCAGCATCGATTCGCCGCTGGCGCGCGCGATGCTGAAAAAGCGCCTGGACGACGAGTTCGAGGCGATGCTGCCGGGCGGCGCGGCGCGGTTCGTGATCGTCGAAGTTTCCTACGATGACGGCCGGGACGGCTGA